The Candidatus Binatus sp. sequence CCGGCAGGATATGCGTCGAGAGCAGCACCGTCGATCGCCCTGCCAGAGAGAGAATCAGCTCGCGGATTTCGACAACTTGCCGCGGATCGAGGCCGACGGTCGGCTCGTCGAGAATCAGCACTTCGGGATCGCTCAGAATTGCCTGCGCGATTCCGACGCGCTGCCGATATCCCTTCGAGAGCTTGCCGATAAGCTTGCGGCGAACTTCCTTGAGCCCGCACGTCTCGAGCGAAAATTCGATTCGGTCGCGGGTGGTCTTCGCGTCGAGTTCCCGCACGCGCGCACCGAACTCCAATAGCGCGGTGACGGTCAGGTCCGGATACAGCACCATGTTTTCCGGCAAGTATCCAACGCGTCGGCGCGTCTCCAGCGAATGCTCCGCCACGTCAAGTCCGCCGATCAGTGCGCGCCCCGAAGTGGGCGGAAAAAAGCCGGTCAGAATCCGCATGATCGTCGTCTTGCCGGAACCATTTGGCCCGAGCAATCCGATGATCTCGCCTTTCTCGACCCGGAACGATACGTGGTTTACCGCAAGTGTGGCGCCGAAATATTTGGTAAGGTCCTGGACCTCTATCATGAAGCCTGCTTTAGCCCGCCGCGCGCTCCGCTAATCTCGCACACCAGCCCGGTCGCGAGGCTCAGCAACAAACGGGTCTGTCTTGATTGATTCAGCTCGCTCGAAGTGCGACCCACGCGCATTCTAGGAACGCCGAGCGGGTGAAGTCAATTCAGTTTATGATTGCGCAAGGGCAAGACCGTCGACCGCGAATATCCGGCGAACCGCGGCTCATTCCGGCGGCCGCGACGGCAGGATGAACCGCTGCCACTCCGGCAGAAAGCCCAGCGACCGCAGATCGAGCATCCGATCCAGGTACACCTCGCCCTTCAGATGATCTGTCTCGTGCTGAATCACCCGCGCATGAAAATCTGATACGACGAAATCCAGCGGCTCCCCATTGCGGCCCAGCGCCGTCACGCGCAATTGCTTGAAGCGCGGCACGCGCCCGCGCAGATCCGGGATACTGAGGCATCCTTCGAATTCATCCACCGGCGTGGAATCGAGAATCGTCACCACCGGATTGATCAGCACCGTCAGCGGCACCGACGGCATCTCGGGATAGCGCGGATGATTCTCGACCTCGAGCACCGCTAGCTGAATCGACAGATGCACCTGCGGGGCGGCCAGTCCGACGCCGCTGTATTCATGCATCGTTTCGACCATGTCGTCGATCAATTTCTGAAAGTCGTGCGTCTTGATCTGATCGATCGCCACCGGCGCCGCGATCATCCTGATCGACGGATAGCCCAGCCGCGCGACCTTAAGAATCATGCTGCACCCACGCTCGACCTATTTGGCCAGCGAATCTCCGAGCGCCTGCGCCTTCTGCCGCATGATGCTGATCAGCTTGTCGTAGCCGCCGCTATTCAGCACTCGATTGAACTGGTTGCGATAATTCGCGATTACGCTGATCGCCTGGATCGTCAGGTCGTAAATCTTCCACTGGTTTCCGTCGCGCCGCATCAGGTAGTTCACCTGCAAGGGATCCTTGCGATCCTGCAGCGCCACCGTGCTGAATACCTCGGCGTAGTCGGAGCCGTCGGCCCGCTCGTTGGTGAATTGAATCGAGGCTGACTTGATTGTCTGATCGATCTTTTCGACCGAGTACTTTTCGATCCGCGAGAGGTAGATGTCCTCGATAAACTTGGTGAAGAGCGGCACGAACTCGGCCTTCTGGTCCGGCGTAAA is a genomic window containing:
- the def gene encoding peptide deformylase → MILKVARLGYPSIRMIAAPVAIDQIKTHDFQKLIDDMVETMHEYSGVGLAAPQVHLSIQLAVLEVENHPRYPEMPSVPLTVLINPVVTILDSTPVDEFEGCLSIPDLRGRVPRFKQLRVTALGRNGEPLDFVVSDFHARVIQHETDHLKGEVYLDRMLDLRSLGFLPEWQRFILPSRPPE
- a CDS encoding phospholipid-binding protein MlaC, producing the protein MICRFFGNPRALASTSFSLLTLILAVVMLCASAQAQPVDSANGATASVKTIIDQTTVVFKDRDISQTDREQKLRAIAESHFDFAEMARSAIGYHWRNFTPDQKAEFVPLFTKFIEDIYLSRIEKYSVEKIDQTIKSASIQFTNERADGSDYAEVFSTVALQDRKDPLQVNYLMRRDGNQWKIYDLTIQAISVIANYRNQFNRVLNSGGYDKLISIMRQKAQALGDSLAK
- a CDS encoding ABC transporter ATP-binding protein; this encodes MIEVQDLTKYFGATLAVNHVSFRVEKGEIIGLLGPNGSGKTTIMRILTGFFPPTSGRALIGGLDVAEHSLETRRRVGYLPENMVLYPDLTVTALLEFGARVRELDAKTTRDRIEFSLETCGLKEVRRKLIGKLSKGYRQRVGIAQAILSDPEVLILDEPTVGLDPRQVVEIRELILSLAGRSTVLLSTHILPEINMTCRRVLIIDRGIIVAQDTPEQLTAKMQGTDQTLITVGGPAPMVREALSAVNYVERLQDRPVDGGAPGVCSFIALSSGHGEEVRSALAACVVQHGWNLLEVKPVAMSLEDLFMRLVTKEERV